The genomic region AGGAAGTTACGAGAAGAGCACTTCGGGTCACTGCCGTGTGGCTGCCCATTTCCGGAATAATAAGTGTCTCCAATATTCAGAAAGAAGGCCCCTTCTGGATGAAGTGTCCTTTTCACTTCATCAAACACTTCCATGAGGGCTTCGATATAGGCATCAACGGATTCCTCGTGTCCTAACTGCCCTTCATACCCATAATCACGCACCCAATAATAAGGTGGGGAGGTGACTGCGACGTTGAAAACGTCGCTTGGCAGTGTTCTGAGCTTTTCCGCAGAGTTTCCATGCAGCAAGCCTGCGAAATGTCCGCTGGTAGCGGCGTATCCAAAATTTGCCGAAGTATGTGATGATGAAGGTTCAAGGATAGCTGACTCGGAAGATCGGGTGTCCATAGTCTACATAGCTCCTGATAAGGGCGCTTCAAAGCGATCATGATTAGGGTGTAGTATTGCGATCAACGCGGAACATAACAAGAACTACACAGGAAAAGTTTACAACTGCTGACCCTAATGGGGCAGTTATCCAACCTTTTGGCTCAATATCTTTCGAACTAGCCTGTGTTTCACCGCGCCGGACCATGCTCTTTCACGTACCAGCGCACATAGGCTCGAAATGAACCAACCGGATTAGCGGGTTTGCTTTGTTTTTTCGTCAGCATCTCCCGCCAGTTGGTCTCCAGCATATATAAATCATAGCCCTTGGCCTCACGTCGCACGACCTCATGAATGTCACTCGGTAACCGGATCGCTTGAGCATCAAAGCCACCATCATCCGCATTCGGTAGAAAGCGGTTGGAAAAGCCTGCTTTGGGTCGAAACGTCACTAAGTCTTCTTCCAAGAAGATTTGATAGTCCGGAAAATGATCATGCCCGGCATTGGCTTGCACAATATTCTGTACCAACCGCCGAAACTCCTTCTGCGTCGAATTGGAACCGGTCTTCTTCTGCAATGTCTCAAGGCGGATATTCCATCTTGCAGACTGACCGCAATGTTTGCGTGCAATTTCATAGAGGCGCCGCTCCAATGGCTTGCGAAGCCGGAAATAGTCACGATTTAGGGTCAATACCTCGCGTGCGCGAATAGCGTTGAATACCCAATCCGACAGTTTGATTTCCACTTCCTGCATGCGCCCATCGCGGGTTTCGCGCACGATGCGTGAGCGCTCAATAATGCCGAATTCATCCCACTGCTCCACATCAGCAGTGGTGATGTTGGTGTTAATCCGTGTCCCCCCCAATCGCTTCAGGGCGGCCTTCAGTCCTTCATAACCTGGCCCGCTGGTCATGCGATTGGTGGCCTTGAGCAAATCATAGGCCTTCAGTCGCACCGTCTGTTGAATGGCTTCACCGCGATTACTCGCCAGCATTAGCTGACTGATGCAATAAATCAAAATATCGCGATCATGCACCGTCGCTAACCCATCTGCCGAAGGGCTGATTTCAATAAATTTGCCGTCATGCTCATAGTGACGCTTGCGGTGATCGGGCTTAGTGGAAAGCGAAAAAATCGGATGTTCCATTGAAGCGGTGTCGCCCTTAAAGGCCGCGTCAAAGACATCGCACACAAACAAATCGCCGGTGGGGTGCCGATCTGGTAATAAAGGCGACCGATCCTCTAACGATTCCGCCGGTTCTATGATTGCATCACTGACCATCCAGTCAGTTTCGTCATTTCACCCACCGGGTCAAGCATTTCGTCATTTCACCCACCCATCATTTCGTCATTTCACCCACCACAGCCATTTTCGGCACGGAAGCTCTGTGGATAACTACACGCTAAGGTTTCGTCATTTCACACACCCACATTCGTCATTTCACACACCGTTTTTCGTCATTTCACCCACCCACATTCGTCATTTCACACACCATGCCTTAAAAATTATCCTGTAGGCTCAATGTCTTACATACCAATTCTCAGGCCGTAACATACAAACACATCTCTAACATTATTAAACACAAAGCGCTAAAGCGCTTGCAATGCGTCCAGCTAGCCGCTGGACTAGTAACCACTGTAAAGGGAATCCGGCCCATGGCCGGATACTTTAGCGGAATTTGGCTATAAGGCTCGCAAGCTCGCAGCCAAATACATATTCTCTCAAATTGGTTCGCTCACGCTCACCAAGGAATGATGCGCGATCAATCCCCGCCCCGTTCAATGCTTATCATCCGGCACTCAGAACCTGTTATCAAAAGCCGCTATCGCTCCTTCTTTTGACAACAGAACCGTGCGCACCGGAGGAACGCATTTTGCGAACGTGGCTCCGAGGAATGATCTAAACCAACAACCCTTTTTCAATTTGAATAAACGGGCTACGCCCGTAAGATGCAGAAATTCGCTTCTCAATTTTCGATGAAATCTCAATGCCGCTTTTTGACTATGAAGATGAGATCACCGAACCAGCGGCATCACCCGGCCGCAACCGCCCAAAAGCCAGCAAAAGGGTAAGCGCGAAACGCTGTCGCTTTCCATGTTTCTTGCTGCTTGTCATAGCCGTAGCAACGGCATCCTTTTTCCTGGTACAACAGGTTAATAGCCAATGAGTGATTTTGAGCCGCGTATGGATAAATGGTCCTCAGGATCGGCCGTTAACTCGCTTGGTCTACAGTTCCGTGATTCAATTGAAAATAAAGGCAGAACCAAGCGTAACCGCAGACGCGCACGAAAGGCGGCCGAGCGCCATTATCGCCGGATGCAAAGCCCATTCTGGCGCACCATCTATGCCATCAAGAAATTTATCAGCATATGCATAGCACTTGCCCTGCTTGCTGCGGTGGGTTGGTTCCTTTTCGCCATCGCTACACCATTTATCGCGGTGTTTTCGTGAGGTTCAGCAACTACCGCTCAATCTCACCTGAATTGTGCTGTTGGCAAAGGGTTTGTAATGGACTTGGCAACTCACCGAGATCATATTCGAACTCTAGAGTGCCATCGGTAGTCATACCCAAGAACTTGGAAGTTGCCTTCTCGGTGCGCTTAGGGTCCTTGCCCATGCTGGCAATTTCTACCGCCTTAAACACCTTATCTTGGGCGTCACTCTCAAACGGCAAAACGTGCTTACCAGCACAAACAAGAAAATCGCCAATGTGTTGGTTGCCGTGATTGTCAAATGAAGCCGGTGGGTTCAATCCAAGTAAATAAGAGCTTCCCGCACCATTACGGAAATTAGGTATAGTAAATGGCGCAATACCAAAATCAAATTTATGTGTTATTTTATCAGACATAATACCTCCATTAAATATAAGAGATATTATAAATGA from Roseibium porphyridii harbors:
- a CDS encoding replication initiator protein A, producing MVSDAIIEPAESLEDRSPLLPDRHPTGDLFVCDVFDAAFKGDTASMEHPIFSLSTKPDHRKRHYEHDGKFIEISPSADGLATVHDRDILIYCISQLMLASNRGEAIQQTVRLKAYDLLKATNRMTSGPGYEGLKAALKRLGGTRINTNITTADVEQWDEFGIIERSRIVRETRDGRMQEVEIKLSDWVFNAIRAREVLTLNRDYFRLRKPLERRLYEIARKHCGQSARWNIRLETLQKKTGSNSTQKEFRRLVQNIVQANAGHDHFPDYQIFLEEDLVTFRPKAGFSNRFLPNADDGGFDAQAIRLPSDIHEVVRREAKGYDLYMLETNWREMLTKKQSKPANPVGSFRAYVRWYVKEHGPAR